A portion of the Pseudoalteromonas luteoviolacea genome contains these proteins:
- a CDS encoding DUF481 domain-containing protein, giving the protein MKFKLLSLCALMTVSSQLAAEENNSGNKLSEEKEWDITSEVGAIITSGNTETTTLKGEIKAKHHLDNWRNEYKLDGIFKEDEIENDDGEKIKERTNEKYSLSVQGNYKLVDEHSHLFILGSYDSDYFGAYRSESVFSVGYGLRVLSRPNMYLDFEVGPGIKRFEYQDNSTETKGGQSLAGETESEAIGVAKLDYEWTISDNAKFTQVVAVEYGDTNTKSESESALMTKVNGSLQMKVAYKITHNSEVDEGKEKTDTETSLTLVYSF; this is encoded by the coding sequence ATGAAATTTAAACTGCTCTCTTTGTGTGCATTGATGACTGTATCGTCTCAACTTGCAGCAGAAGAAAATAATAGTGGCAATAAACTCTCAGAAGAAAAAGAGTGGGATATTACCAGCGAAGTCGGTGCCATTATCACAAGCGGTAATACGGAGACGACGACGTTAAAAGGAGAGATCAAAGCAAAGCACCATCTTGATAATTGGCGAAATGAATACAAGCTTGATGGCATTTTCAAAGAAGATGAAATTGAAAATGATGATGGTGAAAAAATAAAAGAACGTACTAATGAAAAGTACTCTTTATCAGTGCAAGGTAATTACAAGTTAGTAGATGAACATAGTCATTTATTTATTCTTGGCTCTTATGACTCTGATTATTTTGGCGCATATAGAAGTGAGTCTGTGTTCTCTGTAGGTTATGGTTTGCGAGTACTTAGCCGCCCTAATATGTATCTAGACTTTGAAGTTGGTCCAGGTATCAAGCGTTTTGAGTATCAAGACAACAGTACTGAGACAAAGGGTGGTCAATCTTTAGCTGGTGAGACGGAAAGTGAAGCAATTGGTGTTGCTAAGCTCGACTATGAGTGGACTATTTCTGACAATGCTAAATTTACGCAGGTCGTTGCTGTTGAGTATGGTGATACAAATACAAAGTCAGAATCAGAGAGTGCATTAATGACGAAAGTAAATGGGTCATTACAAATGAAGGTTGCTTACAAAATTACGCATAACTCGGAAGTAGACGAAGGCAAGGAAAAAACAGACACAGAAACGTCTTTGACACTTGTTTACAGTTTTTAA
- a CDS encoding mechanosensitive ion channel family protein has protein sequence MDIILDWFNNNSDLIVHYALQALLALVIFLIGLKVTRFLSNLTEKAICNRKVDKAVGVFLANIVYALGFVATLLMALSQVGVETTSFIAILGAAGLAVGLALQGSLSNFASGVLIIILRPFKSGDYIDAGGKSGSVRKIEIFSTELITPDNKVIIIPNSSIMSGAIVNYSREKTRRIDLVIGVGYESDLKHTKTVLETVLNREDRILKDPAYTVAVLELGESSVNFAVRPWVNTGDYWPTYFDLLENIKIALDEANINIPYPQMDVHLQKTEK, from the coding sequence ATGGACATCATATTAGATTGGTTCAACAACAATTCAGATTTAATTGTGCACTATGCGCTTCAAGCTTTACTCGCCTTAGTTATATTTTTGATTGGCCTTAAAGTAACGCGCTTTTTATCTAACCTAACGGAAAAGGCGATTTGTAACCGCAAAGTGGATAAAGCCGTAGGTGTTTTCTTAGCAAATATTGTATATGCCTTGGGTTTCGTTGCGACACTACTTATGGCTTTATCTCAGGTTGGTGTAGAGACAACTTCATTCATTGCCATTTTAGGTGCAGCAGGTCTGGCTGTTGGGCTAGCTTTACAAGGGTCACTTTCTAACTTTGCTTCGGGGGTGTTAATTATTATACTGCGCCCATTCAAGTCAGGTGATTATATAGACGCAGGTGGAAAATCTGGCAGTGTTCGTAAGATTGAGATATTTTCGACAGAACTAATTACGCCAGATAATAAAGTAATTATAATACCCAATTCTTCCATCATGTCTGGTGCGATAGTAAACTATTCAAGGGAAAAGACGAGACGAATCGACTTAGTCATTGGCGTAGGTTATGAGTCAGACTTGAAACATACCAAGACCGTACTGGAGACTGTTTTGAATCGTGAGGATCGTATCTTGAAAGACCCTGCGTATACTGTTGCCGTATTAGAGCTTGGGGAGTCGAGTGTGAATTTTGCGGTCAGGCCTTGGGTCAATACTGGTGACTACTGGCCAACTTACTTTGATTTGCTAGAAAATATTAAAATTGCACTGGATGAAGCAAATATTAATATTCCGTACCCGCAAATGGATGTGCACTTACAAAAAACTGAAAAATAA
- a CDS encoding SLBB domain-containing protein, with protein sequence MHFRHFLAIVLWGFSALAGAFTPTAQQLEQFKKLPKSQQEMLAKQYGIDLSRIGEANKAGPQEQQLNKKSILPREDISVEHGADSLKPEEKELKPFGYELFAGEPTSFAPTEQLSVPSDYIISNGDSVSVSLYGKETATHIISIDREGRLNIPNFSPIYVAGLTYGELKELINEKIATEAIGLKVFVSISELRSLRVLVVGEAHKPGSYALSPLSTVTHALFASGGLSEIASLRNITVKRKGEVIAQLDLYNLLLKGDSSGDVTLQSGDVVFIPSVGSQVTVEGFVKRPAIFELKDGETAKSLVSMFGGFKESAYLEKVEVRRVIEHSKKSVISVDFTQNNTAYTPQGGDYLKVKSVSSEVLDSITLIGAVSRPGYYEWKSGLTFDQLISNTKTDLLPQADLDYALIVREISTTNEIEVLQFSIVDALKAKNVRLAKNDKVFVFSRFNDLEKEEAALKNLALTETEQELQEKVKLWHLYERRLFDQKVLFDMALTDALSDEREDKVEIKVEEEITPTAFGRESLLAPILAQLEYQATVGNSKATFEVNGQVRFPGIFPLAKGLDVNAAITAAGGLLESAYVDIAEITRVSPSGDVSHIKVKDLDNKQSADSLLLQGRDTLNILMQPNWQESYKVHLKGEVVFPGTYTIKRGDTLREVLARAGGITEFAEPKAAIFTRETIKEQEQTQLKRLSEELRKDIASKSFQKSIGSNTSLTYEETNNLLKDLASVEALGRLVIDLPSILQDRTVLSLQDGDTLYVPGLQDSISIIGEVNYSSSHLFKKGTSIDDYINLSGGMRDRADEEKVYVIKANGAVLIPNRSSWFAVNNTVQLEAGDTIVVPMDASHMDSLTLWSTATQIFYQLGVGVAAISGI encoded by the coding sequence ATGCATTTTAGACATTTTTTAGCAATAGTTTTATGGGGCTTCAGTGCCTTGGCTGGTGCATTCACGCCAACTGCGCAGCAACTAGAACAGTTTAAAAAGTTGCCTAAGTCTCAACAAGAAATGTTAGCCAAACAATACGGTATTGATTTATCACGCATAGGGGAAGCAAATAAAGCTGGGCCTCAGGAACAACAATTAAACAAAAAAAGCATCCTACCTCGAGAAGATATCTCAGTAGAACACGGTGCGGACTCGCTAAAACCAGAAGAAAAAGAATTAAAACCATTTGGATATGAGCTATTTGCTGGAGAGCCAACTAGTTTTGCGCCGACAGAACAATTGTCAGTTCCAAGTGATTATATTATCTCAAACGGTGATAGTGTATCAGTGAGCCTTTATGGTAAAGAAACCGCTACACATATTATCTCTATCGATAGAGAAGGTCGATTAAATATTCCCAATTTTTCACCTATTTATGTCGCGGGTTTGACATATGGTGAACTGAAAGAATTAATTAATGAAAAAATAGCTACAGAAGCAATCGGCCTTAAAGTGTTTGTATCAATTTCAGAGTTAAGAAGTTTACGAGTGCTAGTGGTTGGTGAAGCGCATAAACCAGGCAGCTATGCTTTGTCACCGTTATCTACTGTTACCCATGCCTTATTCGCAAGTGGTGGTTTATCTGAGATAGCCTCTTTAAGAAACATCACAGTGAAACGAAAAGGTGAAGTGATTGCACAGTTAGATTTATATAACTTGTTGCTGAAAGGAGATAGCTCAGGGGATGTGACTTTGCAATCTGGAGACGTGGTATTTATTCCGTCAGTTGGGTCGCAAGTTACAGTGGAAGGGTTCGTCAAACGCCCGGCTATTTTTGAGTTGAAAGACGGTGAGACTGCTAAGTCTTTAGTCAGTATGTTTGGTGGATTTAAAGAAAGCGCTTATCTTGAAAAAGTAGAAGTAAGGCGTGTCATTGAGCATAGCAAAAAGTCAGTCATTTCTGTCGACTTTACTCAAAACAATACAGCTTATACCCCGCAAGGTGGAGACTATTTAAAAGTAAAAAGTGTAAGCAGCGAAGTGCTTGATTCTATAACGCTGATTGGAGCAGTTTCTCGTCCAGGTTATTATGAATGGAAAAGCGGTCTTACATTTGACCAATTGATAAGTAATACAAAAACCGATCTTCTTCCTCAAGCAGATTTGGATTATGCGCTGATCGTAAGAGAAATCTCAACGACGAATGAAATCGAAGTTTTACAGTTTTCGATTGTTGATGCATTGAAAGCTAAAAATGTACGGTTAGCTAAAAATGATAAAGTTTTTGTATTTAGTCGATTCAATGATTTAGAAAAAGAAGAAGCGGCACTTAAAAACTTAGCTCTCACAGAAACAGAGCAAGAGCTCCAAGAGAAAGTTAAGCTGTGGCACTTATATGAGCGCAGGCTGTTTGATCAGAAAGTGCTATTTGACATGGCTTTAACTGATGCTTTGAGCGATGAGCGCGAAGATAAAGTTGAAATTAAAGTCGAAGAGGAAATCACACCGACCGCTTTTGGTAGAGAGAGCTTACTCGCTCCGATTCTTGCTCAATTAGAGTATCAAGCGACTGTGGGTAACTCTAAAGCGACGTTTGAAGTCAACGGTCAAGTCCGTTTCCCTGGGATATTCCCTTTAGCAAAAGGCCTTGATGTAAACGCTGCCATTACTGCAGCAGGCGGATTACTTGAGTCTGCTTATGTGGATATTGCAGAAATTACCAGAGTGTCTCCCTCTGGTGATGTGAGTCATATTAAAGTGAAAGATCTCGATAACAAGCAGTCTGCAGATAGCCTTTTACTGCAAGGCCGAGATACATTAAATATTTTAATGCAACCAAATTGGCAAGAAAGCTACAAAGTCCATTTGAAAGGGGAAGTTGTTTTTCCTGGTACTTACACGATAAAACGCGGTGACACGCTGCGAGAAGTCCTTGCTAGAGCTGGCGGTATAACCGAGTTTGCTGAACCTAAGGCTGCTATCTTCACTCGAGAGACGATTAAAGAGCAAGAACAGACACAGCTGAAAAGGTTATCTGAGGAATTAAGAAAGGACATTGCGTCAAAGAGTTTTCAGAAGTCAATTGGCTCAAACACATCATTAACCTATGAAGAGACTAATAACCTACTTAAAGACTTAGCCAGTGTAGAGGCTTTGGGTCGCCTAGTAATTGATTTACCGAGCATTCTACAGGACCGAACTGTATTGAGTTTACAAGACGGTGATACTTTGTATGTACCTGGACTTCAAGACTCAATTTCAATCATTGGTGAAGTCAATTACAGCTCATCTCACTTGTTCAAAAAAGGGACTTCGATTGATGACTATATCAATTTAAGCGGTGGTATGAGGGATAGAGCAGATGAAGAAAAAGTCTACGTCATAAAAGCTAACGGTGCTGTATTGATACCAAATAGAAGTAGTTGGTTTGCGGTCAACAATACAGTTCAACTTGAAGCTGGGGACACCATTGTCGTTCCAATGGATGCATCGCATATGGATAGTTTAACTCTTTGGAGTACTGCAACTCAGATATTTTATCAGTTGGGTGTAGGGGTGGCTGCTATTAGTGGTATTTAA
- the wecB gene encoding non-hydrolyzing UDP-N-acetylglucosamine 2-epimerase: MGRIKVLSVFGTRPEAIKMAPLCKLLDSDERFEAKCCVTAQHREMLDQVLEVFDIKPDYDLDIMKLGQSLNDVTARIVQGIKPVLTSFKPDIVLVHGDTTTTFAASLAAYYEQIKVGHVEAGLRTGNIYSPWPEEANRKLTGVLTDYHFAPTETSKNNLLNEGFDQANIHVVGNTVVDALMSVKNNIFSDAALLRKMDEKFAFLGSNKKMILVTGHRRESFGDGFRQICQALAEIAKQHQDVQVVYPVHLNPNVQKPVNEILSGIDNVFLIEPQQYLEFVYLMDKSYLILTDSGGIQEEAPSLGKPVLVMRDTTERPEAVSAGTVKLVGTAKDSIVNSINTLLQSQEAYTEMSYSHNPYGDGEACKRILEVLAE, translated from the coding sequence ATGGGTCGTATTAAAGTTTTGTCTGTGTTTGGAACTCGTCCAGAAGCAATAAAAATGGCGCCTTTGTGTAAACTTTTAGATAGCGATGAGCGTTTCGAAGCAAAATGTTGCGTTACAGCGCAGCATCGAGAAATGTTGGATCAGGTGTTAGAGGTATTCGACATCAAACCAGATTATGACCTTGATATTATGAAACTTGGCCAAAGCTTAAATGACGTTACCGCAAGAATTGTGCAAGGTATAAAGCCAGTATTGACAAGCTTTAAGCCAGATATTGTACTCGTTCATGGTGATACTACAACTACTTTTGCTGCGAGTTTAGCTGCATATTATGAGCAAATTAAAGTTGGTCATGTTGAAGCTGGATTAAGAACTGGTAATATTTATTCCCCGTGGCCTGAAGAAGCTAACCGCAAATTGACTGGTGTTTTAACTGATTATCACTTTGCGCCAACAGAAACTTCAAAGAATAACCTACTAAATGAAGGTTTCGATCAAGCGAACATCCATGTCGTTGGAAACACAGTCGTTGATGCATTAATGTCAGTAAAAAATAACATATTTTCAGATGCTGCATTGTTAAGGAAAATGGACGAAAAGTTCGCCTTTTTAGGTAGTAATAAAAAGATGATATTAGTCACTGGGCATAGAAGGGAAAGTTTTGGCGACGGCTTCAGACAGATATGCCAAGCATTGGCTGAAATAGCAAAGCAACATCAGGATGTGCAAGTTGTTTATCCGGTGCACCTAAATCCAAATGTCCAAAAGCCGGTTAATGAGATACTCTCAGGTATAGACAATGTATTTTTAATTGAGCCACAGCAGTATTTGGAGTTTGTTTATTTGATGGATAAATCTTATCTAATCTTAACCGACTCAGGTGGTATACAAGAAGAAGCTCCTTCATTAGGCAAACCTGTCCTAGTGATGAGAGACACAACGGAGAGGCCTGAAGCTGTCTCTGCTGGAACAGTAAAATTAGTTGGTACAGCAAAAGATTCTATTGTGAACTCGATAAACACACTCTTACAAAGCCAAGAGGCATATACAGAGATGAGTTACTCGCATAACCCATATGGGGATGGAGAGGCATGCAAGAGAATTCTAGAGGTGTTAGCAGAATGA
- a CDS encoding Wzz/FepE/Etk N-terminal domain-containing protein: MTKTTENIVQVEEDIIDLREIFYAIWRGKLIVISTTIVFAIASVIYALNQPNIYRSAALLSPVVDSPGGGINSLANQFGGLASIAGISLGNSGGVDKVSLAIQIMQSRQFVSSFVDKYKIKPELMAVEGWDLHSNTLIYAEEVYDPKSGKWLREVESPMMPEPSNQEAYKEFLKVFSVEKSKETGLVSVSVHHYSPHIAKKWVDALIFEINENMRNRELIEANKSINFLREQLQDTDVSQMKTVLYKLLEEQTKQVMFTNVRDEFAFKTIDPALVMEKKAKPNRALICILGTFVGAMLGVFFIIFRFLFK, encoded by the coding sequence GTGACAAAAACAACCGAAAATATAGTTCAGGTTGAAGAAGATATTATTGATTTGCGAGAGATCTTCTACGCTATTTGGCGCGGCAAATTAATAGTTATATCTACTACGATTGTTTTTGCGATCGCTTCGGTTATTTACGCGTTAAATCAGCCAAATATTTATCGCTCTGCAGCTTTATTATCTCCTGTTGTTGATAGCCCAGGGGGAGGTATCAATTCTTTGGCTAATCAGTTTGGTGGATTAGCCAGCATCGCAGGTATTAGTCTCGGTAATTCCGGTGGAGTAGATAAGGTCAGCTTAGCGATACAAATAATGCAGTCGAGGCAATTTGTCTCATCTTTTGTAGATAAGTATAAAATTAAACCAGAGTTGATGGCTGTAGAAGGTTGGGATTTGCATAGTAATACATTGATCTATGCGGAAGAAGTATATGACCCAAAATCAGGAAAATGGTTGCGAGAAGTGGAATCTCCCATGATGCCCGAGCCATCAAACCAAGAGGCCTACAAAGAGTTTTTGAAGGTATTCAGCGTAGAGAAGTCGAAAGAAACTGGTTTAGTAAGTGTTTCGGTACATCATTACTCGCCTCATATAGCTAAAAAATGGGTCGATGCACTCATTTTTGAAATTAACGAAAATATGCGAAATCGAGAGTTAATTGAAGCAAATAAGAGTATCAATTTTTTACGAGAGCAATTGCAAGATACAGATGTTTCTCAAATGAAAACAGTCTTATATAAGTTACTTGAAGAACAAACAAAGCAAGTTATGTTCACAAATGTCAGAGATGAATTTGCGTTTAAAACCATTGATCCAGCTTTAGTAATGGAAAAGAAGGCTAAACCTAATCGTGCTTTAATTTGTATTTTAGGGACTTTTGTTGGCGCAATGCTTGGCGTTTTTTTTATTATATTCAGATTTCTTTTTAAGTAA
- a CDS encoding glycosyltransferase family 4 protein, protein MKLVVIPSEPLEEYEKKGLDKLKQYYNPSAFFDEVHVLSPWETKVGFHHGMHIHEVNSWSEYRKKLKEISPDVVRAYGGYWASQLACLNKVDGIPVVCSVHDTNKLLIYKSLKYADHIICMTNVVRNSVSNLTSFDGGYSILPNRVDFTTVESNVDEFLENLPEKYLLHIGRKTSQKNLDTVIKALPKIDPDVKVVALGNGDCSPYKALAEQYGVSERVLFEPSVKNSQLPIYYKKALALVVPSRWEGFGIIFIEALANKCKVISSDLAPMNEFLNDSNSYLLRDVNNDSELAELITFAISDDQSKVKQGFEDSKQFERKEVDQKEVEIYKKIIESKERKNVNSVQRVVSFCSDSIFRLYRKVENKIL, encoded by the coding sequence ATGAAGCTGGTAGTAATACCTTCTGAACCATTAGAAGAATATGAGAAAAAAGGTTTAGATAAATTAAAACAATATTACAACCCAAGTGCCTTTTTTGACGAAGTACATGTTCTTTCTCCTTGGGAAACTAAAGTAGGTTTCCACCATGGGATGCATATTCATGAGGTTAACTCTTGGTCTGAATATAGGAAAAAGCTTAAAGAGATTTCGCCTGACGTAGTCAGAGCTTACGGTGGCTATTGGGCGAGCCAGCTAGCATGCTTGAATAAAGTTGATGGAATACCGGTAGTATGTTCGGTGCATGATACAAATAAACTTCTTATATATAAGTCTCTAAAATACGCTGATCATATTATTTGTATGACTAATGTAGTGAGAAACTCTGTTTCTAACTTAACGAGCTTTGATGGAGGCTACTCAATTTTGCCTAACAGGGTTGATTTTACAACCGTAGAAAGTAATGTTGATGAATTTTTAGAGAATCTCCCTGAAAAGTATTTACTACATATAGGTCGCAAGACTTCTCAAAAGAACCTTGATACTGTGATCAAAGCGCTGCCAAAAATCGATCCTGATGTGAAGGTTGTAGCTTTGGGTAATGGAGATTGTTCGCCGTACAAAGCATTAGCTGAACAGTATGGTGTATCTGAAAGAGTGCTATTTGAGCCATCAGTGAAAAACTCTCAATTGCCAATTTATTACAAAAAAGCGCTGGCGTTGGTTGTTCCTTCTCGTTGGGAGGGCTTTGGGATTATATTCATAGAAGCACTGGCAAACAAATGTAAAGTCATCTCTTCAGATTTGGCCCCTATGAATGAGTTTTTAAATGATTCAAATAGTTACTTGCTAAGAGACGTCAACAACGACTCTGAGTTGGCTGAACTTATTACGTTCGCAATAAGTGATGACCAAAGTAAAGTGAAACAAGGATTTGAAGACTCTAAACAATTCGAGCGAAAAGAAGTAGATCAAAAAGAAGTAGAAATCTATAAAAAAATCATAGAATCCAAAGAAAGAAAGAATGTTAATTCTGTTCAGCGAGTGGTTTCTTTTTGTTCGGACTCTATTTTTAGGCTCTATAGAAAAGTGGAAAACAAAATCCTATGA
- the wecA gene encoding UDP-N-acetylglucosamine--undecaprenyl-phosphate N-acetylglucosaminephosphotransferase, whose protein sequence is MEYILPILTSFLFCFIAIQVVGPIAIKVGLVDVPNARKHHNGHIPLIGGVAIYIGVITSSLFFVETNSAFVIYLLSASLLLFIGVLDDYYDLPVRARIVAQILVACMMIFGAGYYLESFGSIFGSDEAHLGKIGVLVTILAVLGAINAFNMVDGIDGLAGALSLVTFMSLGVLLGIAGSNWYLLALLFIASIVAFLMFNLRWPNRSLNKIFMGDSGSMLIGLTVVWLLVIGADDNVRAFEPVTALYLIAVPLMDMVAIMYRRLKKGKSPFKPDRDHLHHIFERAGYTRKQSLAAITLASALIAFIGCFMQIIAIPEWIRFCIFVLMFGVYNYTLIHIWKVITWLNRKKKH, encoded by the coding sequence ATGGAATATATTTTACCAATTTTAACTTCCTTTTTGTTTTGCTTTATCGCAATCCAAGTAGTGGGTCCAATCGCAATTAAAGTTGGACTTGTGGATGTACCTAATGCACGAAAACATCATAATGGGCATATTCCCCTCATTGGTGGTGTCGCAATCTATATAGGTGTGATTACTTCTTCTCTCTTCTTTGTTGAGACGAATAGCGCATTTGTCATTTACCTATTATCTGCATCTTTATTGTTGTTTATTGGTGTGCTAGATGACTACTATGACTTGCCCGTGCGTGCGCGGATTGTTGCTCAGATTTTGGTTGCATGCATGATGATTTTTGGAGCAGGTTATTATTTAGAAAGCTTTGGCTCAATATTTGGTAGTGACGAGGCGCACTTAGGTAAAATAGGCGTTTTGGTAACTATTTTGGCTGTCTTAGGTGCAATTAATGCATTTAATATGGTTGATGGAATCGATGGTTTAGCTGGCGCGCTTAGCTTAGTGACGTTTATGAGCTTAGGTGTTTTGCTCGGTATAGCTGGTAGCAACTGGTATTTATTAGCACTTCTTTTTATTGCTTCTATTGTCGCTTTTCTCATGTTCAATTTAAGATGGCCAAATCGCTCTTTAAACAAAATCTTCATGGGGGATTCTGGCAGCATGTTGATAGGTCTGACAGTCGTTTGGTTATTGGTGATTGGTGCCGACGATAATGTGAGAGCTTTTGAACCTGTTACGGCACTTTATCTGATAGCTGTCCCTCTTATGGATATGGTCGCAATAATGTACCGCAGGCTGAAAAAAGGTAAATCTCCTTTTAAACCAGATAGAGATCATCTGCATCATATTTTTGAGCGTGCAGGATACACTCGAAAACAGTCTCTGGCAGCTATTACGTTAGCCAGTGCGTTGATAGCTTTTATAGGGTGTTTCATGCAGATAATTGCGATACCTGAATGGATTCGTTTTTGCATATTTGTTCTTATGTTTGGTGTGTATAACTATACCCTTATTCATATTTGGAAAGTAATTACTTGGCTTAACAGGAAGAAGAAGCACTAG
- the nagP gene encoding N-acetylglucosamine MFS transporter NagP encodes MEATVDMNEKAKQSVWLPMTLAGSMFFILGCITWLNGAITPFLQQMLELSPLQASFIISSFYIAVTIAGIPSAMVIKKVGYKNGMAVGCVIMALSALLYIPAAKMQAIEVFLLAQLLIGVGQTVLQTAVNPYVVKMGSEKSAAVRVCIMGLLNKSAGVIVPIVFAAVVVSGVVNGGESLSQEQKDAMANSLIAPYLAIAGLIFLFALFAKFAPLPDLVFEEESKTSKGELREALQHPHLVLGVIGIALYVAVEVIAADTIGSYALHLGIADYSIMTSYTMGCMLLGYAIGIVLIPRFMSQQNALVMSGIAGIITVLAVVMGDNSSFALSNLLLVPFGGPQLPDPLLCIALLGFANAMVWPAIWPLALDGLGRLTGTASGLLIMGIAGGALGPLLIGLGNVAGLGAQGAYSLMIPSYIFILFYALKGHKMRSWK; translated from the coding sequence ATGGAAGCAACAGTGGATATGAACGAAAAAGCGAAGCAGAGTGTCTGGTTGCCGATGACACTGGCTGGTTCTATGTTTTTTATATTGGGGTGTATAACCTGGTTGAACGGTGCTATAACTCCATTTCTACAGCAGATGCTTGAACTATCGCCGTTACAAGCATCATTTATTATATCGTCATTTTATATTGCCGTAACGATTGCAGGTATCCCATCTGCAATGGTGATAAAAAAAGTGGGATATAAAAATGGTATGGCAGTAGGCTGTGTGATCATGGCCTTGTCAGCGCTACTCTATATTCCTGCTGCAAAAATGCAGGCAATTGAAGTATTTCTATTAGCGCAGCTATTAATCGGTGTTGGTCAAACTGTATTGCAAACTGCCGTTAACCCATACGTCGTTAAAATGGGTTCTGAAAAGTCTGCGGCAGTGCGTGTATGTATTATGGGTCTGTTGAATAAGTCAGCCGGTGTAATAGTTCCTATTGTATTTGCTGCTGTTGTGGTGAGCGGAGTTGTTAATGGTGGCGAAAGTTTATCGCAAGAACAAAAAGATGCGATGGCAAATAGCTTAATAGCACCTTACCTAGCAATTGCCGGTTTAATATTTTTATTTGCACTGTTCGCAAAGTTTGCACCTTTACCTGATTTGGTTTTTGAAGAAGAAAGTAAAACATCAAAAGGTGAATTGAGAGAAGCCTTACAGCACCCACATCTAGTGCTAGGTGTGATTGGTATTGCACTGTATGTTGCTGTTGAAGTTATTGCAGCGGATACAATTGGTTCTTATGCACTGCATTTGGGTATTGCTGATTACTCTATTATGACATCATATACCATGGGTTGTATGCTGCTTGGTTATGCAATTGGTATTGTCTTAATTCCTCGCTTTATGTCTCAGCAAAATGCTTTGGTGATGTCTGGCATAGCAGGGATTATCACTGTGCTTGCTGTCGTGATGGGTGATAACAGCTCTTTTGCACTTTCTAATCTATTGTTGGTGCCTTTTGGTGGACCTCAGCTACCAGATCCGTTATTGTGTATTGCACTACTAGGTTTTGCTAATGCAATGGTATGGCCTGCGATTTGGCCACTGGCATTAGATGGTCTTGGTCGACTAACAGGCACGGCTTCTGGCTTATTGATAATGGGTATTGCCGGTGGTGCTTTAGGTCCATTGCTTATTGGCTTGGGAAATGTTGCTGGTCTTGGTGCGCAAGGCGCATACAGCTTAATGATCCCAAGTTACATATTTATACTTTTCTATGCTTTAAAAGGTCACAAAATGAGAAGCTGGAAATAA